The Gemmatimonadales bacterium genome has a segment encoding these proteins:
- a CDS encoding ATP-binding cassette domain-containing protein, with translation MPAAVQLHEVRKVYDGPPPVTALDGITLDVPAGTIFGLLGPNGAGKTTAIGICTTKVRATAGAAMVAGLDVSRDAVAVRRQIGVAAQAITLDRSCTVAENLYYHCRYFGLHRDDARRRMKELLERFLIADKHASMPNQLSGGLAQRVQLARAIAHRPAVLFLDEPTAGLDPQSRLALWDLVAALRSEGLTVVLTTHYMEEADRLCERVAIVDHGRILAQGTPDQLKQESGGFAVLDMSLAGERGAARAALDGIPGISEVQDTDRGLRILASPDGATVPRVVSRIAEHGLTDLKVAEPSLETVFVRLTGRDLRE, from the coding sequence ATGCCCGCTGCCGTCCAGTTGCACGAGGTGCGGAAGGTCTACGACGGCCCACCGCCGGTGACGGCGCTCGATGGGATCACGCTCGACGTGCCCGCCGGTACCATCTTCGGGCTGCTCGGCCCCAACGGCGCAGGGAAAACGACGGCGATCGGGATCTGCACCACCAAGGTGCGCGCGACTGCCGGGGCCGCGATGGTCGCCGGCCTGGATGTCTCGCGCGACGCGGTCGCGGTGCGACGTCAGATCGGCGTCGCCGCCCAGGCGATCACGCTCGATCGCTCCTGCACCGTCGCGGAAAACCTCTACTACCATTGCCGCTACTTCGGACTCCATCGCGACGACGCACGGCGCCGGATGAAGGAACTGCTCGAACGGTTCCTGATCGCGGACAAGCATGCGTCGATGCCGAACCAGCTCTCCGGCGGCCTCGCGCAGCGGGTCCAGCTCGCCCGCGCAATTGCCCATCGCCCCGCGGTGCTCTTCCTTGACGAACCAACCGCGGGTCTCGATCCGCAGAGCCGCTTGGCGCTCTGGGACCTGGTGGCCGCGCTCCGCAGCGAAGGATTGACCGTTGTCCTCACCACGCACTACATGGAAGAGGCCGATCGCCTCTGCGAGCGTGTGGCGATCGTCGACCACGGCAGAATCCTCGCGCAGGGAACGCCCGATCAACTCAAGCAGGAGAGCGGCGGCTTCGCCGTGCTCGACATGTCGCTTGCCGGCGAGCGCGGCGCAGCCCGCGCTGCACTCGACGGCATTCCGGGGATCAGCGAGGTGCAGGACACCGACCGTGGGCTGCGAATCCTCGCGTCGCCCGACGGCGCCACGGTGCCACGCGTCGTGAGCCGGATCGCCGAGCACGGGCTCACCGATCTCAAGGTGGCTGAGCCGTCGCTCGAGACGGTGTTCGTCCGGTTGACCGGGAGAGACCTCCGTGAGTAA
- a CDS encoding ABC transporter permease, with protein MSNRRSLIASVLGLWARDLRVLRREWLPFTLRTIMNPFLTVFVFTFVLPRTGQQMPVASGAMTFATVLVPGLVAVAMVFTSIAAVALPLSIELGATREIEDRVLAPIPLATVPLAKVAFGAFQGALAGAVIFPIITALPATAVHIRVASWAMLLLMLFLSSWTAASLGLFLGTAVRPQHIGLMFAVVLTPIMFLGCVYYPWASLSPLPWLQDFVLINPLVYMSEGLRIALTPDVPHLGAGVAAGMLTVLATLLTAAGVRGFVRRVIA; from the coding sequence GTGAGTAACCGGCGATCGCTGATTGCCTCGGTGCTCGGATTGTGGGCGCGCGATCTGCGCGTGCTCCGGCGCGAGTGGCTCCCATTCACGCTTCGCACCATCATGAATCCCTTTCTCACCGTGTTCGTGTTCACCTTCGTCCTGCCGCGCACCGGCCAGCAGATGCCGGTTGCGTCGGGCGCGATGACCTTTGCGACGGTGCTGGTGCCGGGGCTCGTTGCAGTGGCGATGGTCTTCACGTCGATCGCGGCGGTGGCGCTACCGCTGTCGATCGAACTCGGCGCCACCCGCGAGATCGAGGACCGCGTGCTCGCGCCGATTCCACTCGCGACGGTGCCGCTGGCCAAGGTCGCATTCGGCGCCTTCCAGGGAGCGCTTGCCGGCGCGGTCATCTTCCCGATCATCACGGCGCTTCCGGCCACGGCGGTGCACATCCGCGTCGCCAGCTGGGCGATGCTGCTGCTGATGCTCTTCCTCTCGAGCTGGACCGCCGCGTCACTCGGACTCTTCCTCGGCACGGCGGTGCGTCCGCAGCACATCGGCCTGATGTTCGCCGTGGTCCTCACGCCGATCATGTTTCTCGGCTGCGTCTACTATCCGTGGGCGTCGCTCTCGCCGCTGCCATGGCTGCAGGACTTCGTACTGATCAACCCGCTGGTGTACATGAGCGAAGGCCTCCGCATCGCGCTGACACCGGACGTACCGCACCTCGGCGCGGGGGTCGCGGCCGGGATGCTCACCGTGCTGGCAACGTTGCTCACCGCGGCAGGCGTCCGCGGCTTCGTGCGACGGGTCATCGCGTAG
- a CDS encoding OmpH family outer membrane protein, with protein sequence MNRMVMRSASGFATIVAAAAPSLAAQGTCPGGQVAVVQVQLILGGIPRYAQKDSDLTVVASDYRTQLAKQEAVLDSATDAYQAKAAGLGGSARGIELAKLRGQDSAVKAQSQRLQDQLAHERQLRLQPIELGVQAELDSVRSDLHCAMVFDAGSTPGLASLNRKIDLTQLVLDRINAHGDTALFGPHSALPGARKP encoded by the coding sequence ATGAATCGGATGGTCATGCGAAGCGCCAGCGGGTTCGCCACGATCGTTGCAGCTGCCGCACCGTCGCTCGCAGCCCAGGGGACGTGTCCGGGTGGCCAGGTTGCGGTGGTTCAGGTCCAGCTGATCCTCGGCGGCATTCCACGGTACGCCCAGAAGGATTCGGACCTGACCGTCGTTGCATCGGACTACCGCACCCAGCTGGCAAAGCAGGAGGCGGTCCTCGATTCGGCGACTGACGCCTATCAGGCCAAGGCGGCGGGCCTCGGCGGGTCAGCGCGGGGGATCGAACTCGCGAAGTTGCGAGGCCAGGATTCGGCGGTCAAGGCGCAGTCGCAGCGGCTGCAGGACCAGCTCGCGCACGAACGGCAGCTTCGTCTGCAGCCGATCGAACTCGGTGTCCAGGCGGAGCTCGACTCGGTGCGCTCCGATCTCCATTGTGCGATGGTCTTCGATGCGGGGTCGACCCCGGGGCTGGCATCGTTGAACCGGAAGATCGATCTGACACAACTGGTCCTCGACCGCATCAACGCCCACGGCGACACGGCCCTGTTCGGCCCGCACTCCGCGTTGCCCGGCGCGCGCAAACCGTAG
- a CDS encoding M28 family peptidase, with the protein MPRRAAVLPLLLVIAAVPPAAAQAPSCPGEAIDSAGMLHDLFRLADDSMQGRRVGTTGNFKARDFIAARFDAIGLDRIPPGRIQPFTAQSRRGGITGSNVVGVIRGSVTPDEYIVVSAHFDHIGRVEPGAQCRPSGADSICNGADDNASGTSGLLALARLFSQERPRHSLVFVAFDAEESGDVGSHAWVAAAPIPLDKVLIDVNMDMVGRNVHNELYAAGPTRYPQLRPLVERTIGCSAIKLTIGHDGPGAPGGDDWTNQSDQGAFNDHSIPFVYFGEEDHPDYHRATDHADRIMPAFYAGAVRDVADFIRRFDAAPPTRP; encoded by the coding sequence ATGCCTCGACGCGCTGCAGTCCTTCCACTCCTTCTCGTGATTGCCGCGGTTCCGCCGGCCGCAGCGCAGGCACCGTCGTGTCCTGGGGAAGCGATCGATTCGGCCGGGATGCTGCACGATCTCTTCCGGCTGGCGGACGACTCGATGCAGGGGCGCCGCGTCGGCACCACCGGGAATTTCAAGGCGCGCGATTTCATCGCCGCCCGTTTCGACGCCATCGGACTCGACCGCATCCCTCCGGGGCGGATCCAGCCGTTCACGGCGCAGAGCCGGCGCGGCGGGATCACTGGCTCCAATGTCGTCGGCGTGATTCGCGGCTCGGTGACTCCCGACGAGTACATCGTGGTCTCGGCGCATTTCGATCACATCGGCCGGGTCGAACCAGGGGCGCAATGCCGTCCCAGCGGTGCGGACTCGATCTGCAATGGTGCCGACGACAACGCCTCGGGAACCAGCGGCCTGCTGGCGCTCGCCCGGCTCTTTTCACAGGAGCGGCCGCGGCACTCGCTGGTCTTTGTCGCCTTCGACGCCGAAGAATCCGGCGATGTGGGAAGTCATGCGTGGGTTGCGGCGGCACCGATCCCGCTCGACAAGGTGCTGATCGACGTGAACATGGACATGGTCGGTCGCAACGTGCACAACGAGTTGTACGCCGCCGGCCCGACGCGGTATCCGCAGCTGCGGCCGCTGGTGGAGCGGACGATCGGTTGCTCGGCGATCAAGCTGACGATCGGTCACGATGGCCCCGGAGCGCCGGGCGGCGATGACTGGACCAACCAGTCCGACCAGGGCGCCTTCAACGACCACAGCATCCCGTTCGTCTATTTCGGTGAGGAAGATCACCCGGACTATCATCGCGCGACCGATCACGCCGACCGGATCATGCCGGCATTCTACGCGGGCGCGGTCCGCGACGTCGCAGATTTCATTCGTCGGTTCGACGCGGCGCCGCCGACCAGGCCGTAG
- a CDS encoding DUF445 domain-containing protein, producing the protein MAAFDAPQPLDEASRRRALRRMKLVASGMLVVALAIFIIARILEPLHPWLGYVRATAEASLVGGIADWFAVTALFRHPLGLRIPHTAIMQTQKDRVGRILGNFVQNHFLSRAVLDARLAGIRPASRAADWLNDPAHRTELARNLAGGLARAVEALPDDDIRDFMQRSAVSRLEAMQLAPLVGDVLTIATADGRPQELLDEATRLIGGAVDDGRDVIRAKVRQESPRWLPLGVRDAIADRMIGGMQRLLAEVSADPAHPLRARFDSVVRDFIQRLKTSPEMIARAERLKHDLLGHPVVLDLVSSMWDRIRDAATRYRTDPEHASLEPIETVLAAIAESLAANAELRNEVDRFVIDLAASLLEQHRHEVADLIAATVRDWDPQVASQRIELAVGRDLQFIRLNGTLVGGLAGLVIYALSQWL; encoded by the coding sequence ATGGCAGCATTCGACGCCCCGCAGCCTCTTGACGAAGCATCCCGGCGGCGCGCCCTCCGCCGGATGAAACTGGTCGCGTCGGGGATGCTGGTCGTGGCGCTCGCCATCTTCATCATCGCCCGCATCCTCGAACCGCTGCACCCATGGCTCGGCTACGTCCGCGCCACCGCCGAAGCATCGCTGGTGGGCGGGATCGCCGACTGGTTCGCAGTGACTGCGCTCTTCCGACACCCGCTCGGCCTGCGCATTCCGCACACCGCCATCATGCAGACCCAGAAGGATCGCGTCGGGCGGATCCTCGGCAACTTCGTACAGAACCATTTCCTCTCGCGCGCCGTCCTCGACGCGCGACTTGCAGGAATCCGTCCGGCGTCGCGCGCCGCGGACTGGTTGAACGATCCCGCACACCGGACTGAACTCGCCCGCAACCTCGCCGGCGGCCTCGCCCGCGCGGTCGAAGCGCTCCCCGACGACGACATCCGCGACTTCATGCAGCGCAGCGCCGTGTCGCGCCTCGAAGCGATGCAGCTCGCGCCGCTGGTGGGTGACGTGCTCACGATCGCCACCGCCGACGGCCGGCCGCAGGAGCTGCTCGACGAAGCGACACGACTGATCGGCGGCGCGGTGGACGACGGTCGCGACGTCATCCGGGCCAAGGTACGCCAGGAGAGTCCGCGCTGGCTGCCGCTCGGCGTGCGCGATGCCATCGCCGACCGGATGATCGGCGGAATGCAGCGATTGCTCGCCGAGGTCTCGGCCGATCCGGCGCACCCGCTGCGCGCCCGCTTCGACAGTGTGGTCCGGGATTTCATCCAGCGCCTGAAGACGTCGCCGGAAATGATCGCTCGCGCTGAGCGCCTGAAGCACGACCTTCTAGGCCATCCGGTCGTCCTCGATCTCGTCTCCTCGATGTGGGACCGGATCCGCGACGCGGCAACCCGCTACCGCACCGACCCCGAACACGCCTCGCTCGAGCCGATCGAGACCGTCCTCGCCGCCATCGCCGAGTCGCTCGCCGCGAACGCGGAACTCCGCAACGAAGTCGATCGCTTCGTGATCGACCTGGCCGCCTCGTTGCTCGAACAGCATCGGCACGAAGTCGCCGACCTCATTGCGGCGACGGTCCGCGACTGGGACCCGCAGGTCGCCTCGCAGCGCATCGAACTCGCCGTCGGGCGCGACCTGCAATTCATCCGGCTCAACGGCACGCTGGTCGGCGGCCTCGCCGGGCTGGTGATCTACGCGCTATCCCAATGGTTGTGA
- the msrB gene encoding peptide-methionine (R)-S-oxide reductase MsrB, which yields MHRTVSLFIRIAPAIALAAGVIAPLSAQANHVAAPATTQYTKPSDAVLRKKLTAEQYEVTQHAATEAPFHNEYWNNHKQGIYVDIVSGEPLFSSLDKFESGTGWPSFTKPLEPGNIKTDDDQTLGMDRTEVRSAHANSHLGHVFDDGPKPTGLRYCMNSASMRFVPVDSLSADGYGKYLQLFQRAGFKTKP from the coding sequence ATGCACCGCACTGTCAGCTTGTTCATCCGTATCGCTCCGGCGATCGCTCTCGCCGCCGGGGTCATTGCGCCGCTGAGTGCCCAGGCGAATCACGTCGCCGCACCGGCAACGACCCAGTACACCAAGCCGAGCGATGCGGTGCTCCGCAAGAAGCTCACGGCCGAGCAATACGAAGTGACCCAGCATGCCGCGACCGAGGCGCCATTCCACAACGAGTACTGGAACAATCACAAGCAGGGGATTTACGTCGACATCGTTTCCGGGGAACCGCTCTTCAGTTCGCTCGACAAGTTCGAATCGGGGACCGGCTGGCCATCGTTCACCAAGCCCCTCGAACCCGGCAACATCAAGACCGACGACGATCAGACGCTCGGAATGGATCGGACCGAGGTCCGTTCGGCACACGCGAACTCCCATCTTGGCCATGTCTTCGACGACGGCCCCAAGCCGACCGGCCTGCGCTACTGCATGAACTCGGCGTCGATGCGCTTCGTCCCGGTCGACTCACTCAGCGCCGACGGCTACGGCAAGTACCTGCAGCTCTTCCAGCGCGCCGGGTTCAAGACGAAGCCCTGA
- a CDS encoding class I SAM-dependent methyltransferase, which produces MTEQVVGRPLRSVLDVGAGEGRWQPVLHRLRPRARYAGVDSSRWAIARWGRRRNLRLGAIDALDQLGLDGPFDLIVVSDVLHYLPTPILRRGMEQVAALLDGVAFLPAFTAADEIEGDRAHFQRRSAATYRRILRETGLVPVGLFGWTTSERAADLAELERP; this is translated from the coding sequence ATGACCGAGCAGGTCGTTGGGCGGCCCCTTCGCTCGGTGCTCGACGTCGGCGCCGGCGAGGGTCGCTGGCAGCCGGTATTGCATCGGCTGCGACCCAGGGCGCGATATGCCGGCGTTGATTCGAGCCGCTGGGCGATCGCACGCTGGGGCCGCCGGCGCAACCTCCGGCTCGGCGCGATTGACGCCCTCGATCAACTCGGTCTCGATGGCCCATTCGACCTGATCGTCGTCTCCGACGTTCTCCACTACTTGCCGACGCCGATCCTTCGCCGCGGGATGGAGCAGGTGGCGGCACTCCTCGACGGAGTGGCATTCCTTCCGGCGTTCACCGCCGCCGACGAGATCGAGGGCGACCGGGCGCATTTCCAGCGCCGTAGCGCGGCAACGTATCGACGGATCCTGCGCGAAACCGGGCTCGTCCCGGTGGGGCTGTTCGGCTGGACCACCAGCGAGCGTGCGGCGGATTTGGCGGAACTGGAACGCCCCTAG
- the pyrR gene encoding bifunctional pyr operon transcriptional regulator/uracil phosphoribosyltransferase PyrR, translated as MPSSTRLLDAPAMGRVLVRMASELVERTAAAPSVVLVGIQRRGVQLADRLARLTEPHLDRPLLRGTLDITLYRDDLQAIGPRPVVHETSLPGNLDGATVVIVDDVLYTGRTVRAALDELADFGRPSRILLAVLVDRGGRELPIAADVTGIVATAGRDDLVAVHVAELDGNDGVELVRRGDG; from the coding sequence ATGCCATCATCGACCCGCCTTCTCGACGCCCCAGCAATGGGGCGTGTTCTTGTGCGGATGGCGTCTGAACTGGTGGAACGAACGGCGGCGGCGCCGAGCGTGGTGCTCGTGGGTATCCAGCGCCGCGGTGTCCAGCTCGCTGATCGTCTCGCCAGGCTGACGGAGCCGCACCTCGACCGGCCCCTCCTGCGGGGCACCCTCGACATCACCCTCTATCGCGACGACCTCCAGGCGATCGGCCCCCGGCCGGTAGTCCACGAGACGTCGCTCCCCGGCAATCTTGACGGGGCCACCGTCGTGATCGTCGACGACGTGCTGTACACCGGGCGAACGGTGCGCGCGGCCCTCGACGAACTCGCCGACTTCGGACGACCGAGCCGGATCCTCCTTGCGGTACTCGTCGATCGCGGCGGCCGAGAACTTCCGATCGCTGCCGACGTGACCGGCATCGTCGCGACAGCCGGACGGGACGATCTCGTTGCGGTGCACGTCGCCGAACTCGACGGCAACGACGGCGTCGAACTCGTCAGGCGAGGCGACGGATGA
- a CDS encoding aspartate carbamoyltransferase catalytic subunit, with the protein MSGVNLGKDLVGLEKLTAAQITGILDAAEPFKEVSERAIKKVPALRGKTIVNLFFEASTRTRISFEFAEKRLSADTVNVQAAGSSVSKGETLVDTARNLEAMRIDMVVIRHSASGAAEFLGRRIRSNVINAGDGTHEHPTQGLLDLLTLRDRFGVIAGKKICIVGDVLHSRVARSNIWGLTKLGAEVAVCGPQTLLPRGVTELGVSVFRRIEEAIEWADALNVLRLQLERMTAGFIPSLREYNRVFGVTSERLGRAPRDLVILHPGPMNRGVEIDSDVADGPHSVILPQVTNGVAIRMAVLYLLAGGFPDWSGSGGEG; encoded by the coding sequence ATGAGCGGCGTCAATCTCGGCAAGGATCTGGTCGGGCTCGAGAAGCTCACCGCCGCGCAGATCACCGGCATCCTCGACGCAGCCGAACCGTTCAAGGAAGTCTCCGAACGCGCCATCAAGAAGGTGCCGGCGCTGCGCGGCAAGACGATCGTCAACCTCTTCTTCGAAGCGTCGACCCGCACCAGGATTTCATTCGAGTTCGCCGAAAAGCGGCTCAGCGCCGACACCGTCAACGTGCAGGCGGCAGGTTCGTCAGTCTCGAAGGGAGAGACGCTGGTCGACACGGCGCGCAACCTCGAAGCGATGCGGATCGACATGGTGGTGATCCGTCACAGCGCGTCGGGTGCGGCAGAGTTCCTCGGCCGCCGAATCCGCTCCAACGTGATCAATGCCGGCGACGGCACGCACGAACACCCCACGCAGGGATTGCTCGACCTGCTCACGCTGCGCGACCGCTTCGGCGTGATCGCGGGGAAGAAGATCTGCATCGTTGGCGACGTGCTGCACTCGCGCGTGGCGCGGAGCAACATCTGGGGACTCACCAAGCTCGGCGCCGAGGTCGCGGTGTGCGGACCGCAGACACTGTTGCCGCGCGGCGTCACCGAGCTTGGCGTCAGCGTCTTTCGCCGAATCGAGGAGGCGATCGAGTGGGCCGACGCGCTCAACGTCCTCCGCCTGCAACTCGAGCGGATGACGGCCGGGTTCATCCCGTCGCTGCGCGAATACAATCGCGTGTTCGGCGTGACGAGCGAACGGCTCGGCCGGGCGCCGCGCGATCTGGTCATCCTGCATCCGGGGCCGATGAACCGGGGAGTGGAGATCGACTCCGACGTCGCGGACGGACCGCACTCGGTGATCCTTCCGCAGGTCACCAACGGCGTCGCCATCCGGATGGCGGTGCTTTATCTCCTGGCGGGCGGATTTCCCGACTGGTCTGGCAGTGGAGGCGAAGGATGA
- a CDS encoding dihydroorotase — protein sequence MRPVLLVNGRVIDPSQQLDDVTTLLVQDGRVAAIGRDVGRPDDAEVIDAQGLVVAPGLIDVHVHLREPGQEERETIATGAMSAVAGGFTGICAMPNTDPVIDNQGAVGFVRAKGKAAGLARVYPIGCVSLGQKGAQLAEFGEMVGAGAVAVSDDGHPVMSSQLMRTAIEYARTFGIPVADHCEDMPLAAGGVMHEGIVATRLGLKGIPAAAEEIHVARDAILARLTGGHVHLCHMSTRGSVELIRRAKHDGIGITAEAAPHHFSLTHERCEGYDTNAKMNPPLREAEDRDAIRAALADGTLDCIATDHAPHHYDAKEREFDEAPNGIIGLETALSLAIRELVRSGLLSLSTLIERMSCAPARLWHLEGGTLRRDSVADVVLFDPEGEWTVDPARLRSRSRNTPWGGETLPGVVQATMVGGRVVYRREPGAGTGR from the coding sequence ATGAGGCCGGTGCTTCTCGTCAACGGTCGCGTGATCGACCCGTCGCAGCAGCTCGACGACGTCACGACACTTCTCGTGCAGGATGGTCGCGTTGCGGCGATCGGGCGCGACGTCGGCCGGCCGGACGACGCGGAGGTGATCGATGCACAGGGGCTGGTCGTCGCGCCGGGATTGATCGATGTGCATGTGCATCTCCGCGAGCCGGGCCAGGAGGAACGCGAGACGATCGCGACCGGGGCAATGTCGGCGGTGGCCGGGGGATTCACCGGCATTTGCGCCATGCCGAACACCGATCCGGTGATCGACAATCAGGGGGCGGTCGGATTCGTGCGCGCCAAGGGGAAGGCCGCTGGTCTTGCGCGGGTCTATCCGATCGGCTGTGTCTCGCTCGGGCAGAAGGGCGCGCAGCTGGCGGAGTTCGGCGAGATGGTCGGAGCGGGCGCGGTCGCGGTGAGCGACGATGGGCATCCGGTGATGTCGAGCCAGCTCATGCGCACGGCGATCGAGTACGCCCGCACCTTCGGCATCCCGGTCGCGGATCATTGCGAAGACATGCCGCTCGCCGCGGGTGGCGTGATGCACGAGGGAATCGTCGCAACGCGGCTCGGGCTCAAGGGGATTCCGGCGGCGGCGGAAGAGATTCACGTGGCGCGCGACGCGATTCTCGCGCGACTCACCGGCGGCCATGTCCATCTCTGCCACATGAGCACCCGGGGATCGGTGGAATTGATCCGCCGCGCGAAGCACGACGGCATCGGCATCACCGCCGAAGCGGCGCCGCACCATTTTTCGCTGACACACGAGCGGTGCGAAGGGTACGACACCAACGCCAAGATGAATCCGCCGTTGCGGGAAGCCGAGGACCGCGACGCGATCCGCGCGGCACTCGCCGACGGGACCCTTGACTGCATCGCCACTGATCACGCGCCGCACCACTACGATGCCAAGGAACGGGAATTCGACGAGGCGCCGAACGGGATCATCGGTCTCGAAACGGCCCTCTCGCTCGCGATCCGGGAGCTGGTCCGCAGCGGGCTCCTCTCGCTCTCGACGCTGATCGAACGGATGAGCTGCGCCCCCGCCCGCCTCTGGCACCTTGAGGGCGGGACACTGCGTCGAGACAGCGTGGCGGACGTCGTGCTGTTCGATCCTGAAGGGGAGTGGACGGTCGACCCGGCGCGGCTGCGTTCCCGGTCGCGGAACACTCCGTGGGGAGGGGAGACCCTTCCCGGCGTGGTCCAGGCCACCATGGTCGGCGGGCGCGTCGTCTACCGCCGGGAACCAGGGGCCGGCACCGGCCGTTGA
- a CDS encoding carboxypeptidase-like regulatory domain-containing protein, producing the protein MKWLARSVLFGILAGGAPAALRGQAIHGRVVDAARRPLIGALLELRDSTGHSAGIVLTSPSGVFVLTAPRPGNYQFRVAAIGFQPHPFAPVHVPAEGVTLPDLVLQTMSMRLPDLVAVGRGKFCGKSGISDDVFSRILESAHTALQIIEATINQRAVGFQVARIHTRTIFGTYNNYEIADTALVPMAVWPVQSINPDTLRVVGFGRLLEPGNENSREYYGPDARVLFSDWFLDGHCFTVDKPKKHRPADTLHVRFKPAHKTRLIDAAGDLVLDAHNLALLEFSFTLTNLPRWMPDEAAGGEMQFSRLSSGLWVTKSWAIWAPIGGIAANRGISVAGEVETYGWVARVYAGNDTIQVMP; encoded by the coding sequence GTGAAATGGCTGGCGCGGTCGGTGTTGTTTGGAATCCTGGCCGGCGGCGCCCCGGCGGCGTTGCGGGGGCAGGCGATTCACGGTCGCGTCGTCGATGCTGCTCGGCGACCGCTGATCGGAGCGCTCCTCGAGCTGCGTGACAGCACTGGACATTCCGCCGGGATCGTCCTCACGTCGCCGTCCGGTGTCTTTGTCCTCACGGCACCGCGGCCGGGGAACTACCAGTTCCGGGTCGCGGCGATCGGATTCCAGCCCCACCCGTTTGCACCGGTTCACGTCCCCGCGGAGGGGGTCACGCTTCCCGATCTCGTGCTGCAGACGATGTCGATGCGCCTCCCCGATCTTGTCGCCGTCGGCCGGGGGAAGTTCTGCGGCAAGAGCGGGATTTCCGACGACGTCTTCTCGCGCATCCTCGAAAGCGCCCACACCGCGCTGCAGATCATCGAGGCGACGATCAATCAGCGCGCCGTCGGATTCCAGGTCGCGCGCATCCACACGCGCACCATCTTCGGCACCTACAACAATTACGAGATCGCCGACACCGCGCTGGTCCCGATGGCGGTCTGGCCGGTGCAGAGCATCAATCCGGATACGTTGCGCGTCGTCGGCTTTGGCCGGCTCCTCGAGCCGGGGAACGAGAACTCCCGGGAGTACTACGGCCCCGATGCTCGGGTCCTCTTCTCCGACTGGTTCCTGGACGGGCACTGCTTCACGGTCGACAAGCCGAAGAAGCACCGGCCGGCCGATACACTGCACGTGCGATTCAAGCCGGCGCACAAGACCCGCCTGATCGACGCCGCCGGCGATCTGGTCCTCGATGCGCACAACCTCGCATTGCTCGAGTTCTCGTTCACGCTGACGAACCTTCCCAGGTGGATGCCGGACGAAGCGGCCGGCGGCGAGATGCAGTTCTCCCGGCTCAGTTCCGGACTGTGGGTGACGAAGAGCTGGGCGATCTGGGCGCCGATCGGCGGGATCGCGGCGAACCGAGGTATCAGCGTTGCCGGCGAGGTCGAGACATATGGCTGGGTCGCACGCGTGTATGCTGGAAATGACACGATCCAGGTGATGCCATGA